A window of the Capricornis sumatraensis isolate serow.1 unplaced genomic scaffold, serow.2 scaffold1, whole genome shotgun sequence genome harbors these coding sequences:
- the LOC138072315 gene encoding CDGSH iron-sulfur domain-containing protein 1: MSMTSSVRVEWIAAVTIAAGTAAIGYLAYKRFYVKDHRNKSMVNPHIQKDNPKVVHAFDMEDLGDKAVYCRCWRSKKFPLCDGSHTKHNEETGDNVGPLIIKKKDT; the protein is encoded by the exons ATGAGTATGACTTCCAGCGTACGAG TTGAATGGATTGCAGCTGTTACCATTGCTGCTGGAACAGCTGCAATTGGTTATCTAGCTTACAAAAGATTTTATGTTAAAGATCATCGCAACAAATCTATGGTAAACCCTCACATCCAGAAAGACAACCCCAAGGTAGTACATGCTTTTGACATGGAGGATTTGGGAGATAAAGCCGTGTACTGCCGTTGTTGGAGGTCcaaaaag TTCCCACTCTGTGATGGATCTCACACAAAACACAATGAAGAAACTGGAGACAACGTGGGACCTCTGatcattaagaaaaaagacaCTTAA